A genomic region of Gossypium hirsutum isolate 1008001.06 chromosome D01, Gossypium_hirsutum_v2.1, whole genome shotgun sequence contains the following coding sequences:
- the LOC121213875 gene encoding G2/mitotic-specific cyclin-2 isoform X1, which produces MAGSDENNPGVIGPSQEVGLRAGARGKFARATGQNRRALSIVNRDVVGAPPFPCAVKKRPLSQRNAVSNKIPSTHVHRPITRKFAADMASKQQMKPEVPNESDDFTIIDLDDPKESNDTEVPMFERHVEAMLEEIDRMEEVEMEDIAEGPFLDIDNGDKKNPLAVVEYIDDLYKFYRKAECTGCVPPNYMAQQHDINEKMRAILIDWLIEVHYKFELMEETLYLTVNVIDRFLTVHQVVRKKLQLVGITAMLLACKYEEVSVPVVEDLILISDKAYSRKEVLDMVCDSTLCLINILRSIRKKGDTYIHLDLQEKLMINTLQFNLSSPTPYVFMRRFLKAAQSNKKLELLSFFMIELCLVEYEMLKFPPSLLAAAAIFTAQCTIGGFKHWSKTCEWYTNYKEEQLVDCSRMMVTFHQKAGTGKLTGVQRKYCTSKYGYAAKTEPATFLLEAKS; this is translated from the exons ATGGCTGGATCAGATGAGAACAATCCAGGAGTTATCGGACCCTCACAAG aAGTGGGTTTGCGTGCCGGGGCCCGGGGGAAGTTCGCGCGGGCTACTGGGCAGAATCGGAGGGCATTGAGCATCGTTAATCGGGATGTAGTCGGAGCTCCACCTTTCCCTTGTGCTGTCAAAAAGAGACCTTTATCTCA aagaaatgcagtctctaaTAAGATCCCATCCACACATGTGCATAGACCAATTACTAG GAAGTTTGCTGCGGATATGGCGAGCAAGCAGCAAATGAAACCAGAG GTTCCAAATGAATCGGATGATTTCACTATCATAGATTTGGATGACCCCAAGGAAAGTAATGACACTGAAGTGCCTATGTTTGAGCGACATGTTGAAGCTATGTTGGAGGAGATTGACCGGATG GAGGAGGTTGAAATGGAAGACATTGCTGAAGGGCCGTTTTTGGACATTGACAATGGTGATAAAAAGAATCCGCTTGCAGTTGTTGAGTACATTGATGATTTATACAAATTCTACAGGAAAGCAGAG TGTACTGGTTGTGTCCCTCCAAATTATATGGCACAACAACATGACATTAACGAAAAGATGAGAGCTATCCTCATTGATTGGCTGATAGAG GTTCATTACAAGTTTGAGCTGATGGAAGAGACCCTATATCTGACAGTCAATgtaattgatagatttttaacaGTCCATCAAGTTGTGAGGAAGAAACTTCAGCTGGTTGGAATAACAGCCATGCTTCTTGCCTGCAAATATGAAGAAGTTTCTGTTCCGGTTGTGGAGGATCTGATTCTGATTTCTGATAAGGCTTACAGCAGGAAAGAAGTGCTTGACATGGTTTGTGATTCAACATTGTGCCTCATTAATATATTGAGGAGTATAAGAAAAAAGGGTGATACATATATACATCTTGATTTGCAGGAGAAATTGATGATCaatactttacaattcaatctatCTTCTCCTACACCATATGTGTTTATGAGGAGATTTCTCAAAGCTGCTCAATCTAACAAGAAG CTTGAGCTTCTGTCGTTCTTCATGATCGAGCTGTGCCTAGTCGAATATGAAATGCTTAAATTTCCACCTTCTTTATTAGCTGCTGCTGCTATTTTCACTGCTCAGTGTACTATTGGTGGGTTTAAGCATTGGAGCAAGACCTGTGAGTGGTATACCAACTACAAAGAAGAGCAGCTTGT GGATTGCTCAAGAATGATGGTTACTTTCCATCAGAAAGCAGGGACAGGGAAACTTACAGGCGTACAACGCAAGTATTGCACATCTAAGTACGGTTATGCTGCAAAAACTGAACCAGCAACTTTTCtccttgaggcaaaatcctag
- the LOC121213875 gene encoding G2/mitotic-specific cyclin-2 isoform X5, translated as MAGSDENNPGVIGPSQEVGLRAGARGKFARATGQNRRALSIVNRDVVGAPPFPCAVKKRPLSQRNAVSNKIPSTHVHRPITRKFAADMASKQQMKPEVPNESDDFTIIDLDDPKESNDTEVPMFERHVEAMLEEIDRMEEVEMEDIAEGPFLDIDNGDKKNPLAVVEYIDDLYKFYRKAECTGCVPPNYMAQQHDINEKMRAILIDWLIEVHYKFELMEETLYLTVNVIDRFLTVHQVVRKKLQLVGITAMLLACKYEEVSVPVVEDLILISDKAYSRKEVLDMEKLMINTLQFNLSSPTPYVFMRRFLKAAQSNKKLELLSFFMIELCLVEYEMLKFPPSLLAAAAIFTAQCTIGGFKHWSKTCEWYTNYKEEQLVDCSRMMVTFHQKAGTGKLTGVQRKYCTSKYGYAAKTEPATFLLEAKS; from the exons ATGGCTGGATCAGATGAGAACAATCCAGGAGTTATCGGACCCTCACAAG aAGTGGGTTTGCGTGCCGGGGCCCGGGGGAAGTTCGCGCGGGCTACTGGGCAGAATCGGAGGGCATTGAGCATCGTTAATCGGGATGTAGTCGGAGCTCCACCTTTCCCTTGTGCTGTCAAAAAGAGACCTTTATCTCA aagaaatgcagtctctaaTAAGATCCCATCCACACATGTGCATAGACCAATTACTAG GAAGTTTGCTGCGGATATGGCGAGCAAGCAGCAAATGAAACCAGAG GTTCCAAATGAATCGGATGATTTCACTATCATAGATTTGGATGACCCCAAGGAAAGTAATGACACTGAAGTGCCTATGTTTGAGCGACATGTTGAAGCTATGTTGGAGGAGATTGACCGGATG GAGGAGGTTGAAATGGAAGACATTGCTGAAGGGCCGTTTTTGGACATTGACAATGGTGATAAAAAGAATCCGCTTGCAGTTGTTGAGTACATTGATGATTTATACAAATTCTACAGGAAAGCAGAG TGTACTGGTTGTGTCCCTCCAAATTATATGGCACAACAACATGACATTAACGAAAAGATGAGAGCTATCCTCATTGATTGGCTGATAGAG GTTCATTACAAGTTTGAGCTGATGGAAGAGACCCTATATCTGACAGTCAATgtaattgatagatttttaacaGTCCATCAAGTTGTGAGGAAGAAACTTCAGCTGGTTGGAATAACAGCCATGCTTCTTGCCTGCAAATATGAAGAAGTTTCTGTTCCGGTTGTGGAGGATCTGATTCTGATTTCTGATAAGGCTTACAGCAGGAAAGAAGTGCTTGACATG GAGAAATTGATGATCaatactttacaattcaatctatCTTCTCCTACACCATATGTGTTTATGAGGAGATTTCTCAAAGCTGCTCAATCTAACAAGAAG CTTGAGCTTCTGTCGTTCTTCATGATCGAGCTGTGCCTAGTCGAATATGAAATGCTTAAATTTCCACCTTCTTTATTAGCTGCTGCTGCTATTTTCACTGCTCAGTGTACTATTGGTGGGTTTAAGCATTGGAGCAAGACCTGTGAGTGGTATACCAACTACAAAGAAGAGCAGCTTGT GGATTGCTCAAGAATGATGGTTACTTTCCATCAGAAAGCAGGGACAGGGAAACTTACAGGCGTACAACGCAAGTATTGCACATCTAAGTACGGTTATGCTGCAAAAACTGAACCAGCAACTTTTCtccttgaggcaaaatcctag
- the LOC121213875 gene encoding G2/mitotic-specific cyclin-2 isoform X2: MAGSDENNPGVIGPSQVGLRAGARGKFARATGQNRRALSIVNRDVVGAPPFPCAVKKRPLSQRNAVSNKIPSTHVHRPITRKFAADMASKQQMKPEVPNESDDFTIIDLDDPKESNDTEVPMFERHVEAMLEEIDRMEEVEMEDIAEGPFLDIDNGDKKNPLAVVEYIDDLYKFYRKAECTGCVPPNYMAQQHDINEKMRAILIDWLIEVHYKFELMEETLYLTVNVIDRFLTVHQVVRKKLQLVGITAMLLACKYEEVSVPVVEDLILISDKAYSRKEVLDMVCDSTLCLINILRSIRKKGDTYIHLDLQEKLMINTLQFNLSSPTPYVFMRRFLKAAQSNKKLELLSFFMIELCLVEYEMLKFPPSLLAAAAIFTAQCTIGGFKHWSKTCEWYTNYKEEQLVDCSRMMVTFHQKAGTGKLTGVQRKYCTSKYGYAAKTEPATFLLEAKS; encoded by the exons ATGGCTGGATCAGATGAGAACAATCCAGGAGTTATCGGACCCTCACAAG TGGGTTTGCGTGCCGGGGCCCGGGGGAAGTTCGCGCGGGCTACTGGGCAGAATCGGAGGGCATTGAGCATCGTTAATCGGGATGTAGTCGGAGCTCCACCTTTCCCTTGTGCTGTCAAAAAGAGACCTTTATCTCA aagaaatgcagtctctaaTAAGATCCCATCCACACATGTGCATAGACCAATTACTAG GAAGTTTGCTGCGGATATGGCGAGCAAGCAGCAAATGAAACCAGAG GTTCCAAATGAATCGGATGATTTCACTATCATAGATTTGGATGACCCCAAGGAAAGTAATGACACTGAAGTGCCTATGTTTGAGCGACATGTTGAAGCTATGTTGGAGGAGATTGACCGGATG GAGGAGGTTGAAATGGAAGACATTGCTGAAGGGCCGTTTTTGGACATTGACAATGGTGATAAAAAGAATCCGCTTGCAGTTGTTGAGTACATTGATGATTTATACAAATTCTACAGGAAAGCAGAG TGTACTGGTTGTGTCCCTCCAAATTATATGGCACAACAACATGACATTAACGAAAAGATGAGAGCTATCCTCATTGATTGGCTGATAGAG GTTCATTACAAGTTTGAGCTGATGGAAGAGACCCTATATCTGACAGTCAATgtaattgatagatttttaacaGTCCATCAAGTTGTGAGGAAGAAACTTCAGCTGGTTGGAATAACAGCCATGCTTCTTGCCTGCAAATATGAAGAAGTTTCTGTTCCGGTTGTGGAGGATCTGATTCTGATTTCTGATAAGGCTTACAGCAGGAAAGAAGTGCTTGACATGGTTTGTGATTCAACATTGTGCCTCATTAATATATTGAGGAGTATAAGAAAAAAGGGTGATACATATATACATCTTGATTTGCAGGAGAAATTGATGATCaatactttacaattcaatctatCTTCTCCTACACCATATGTGTTTATGAGGAGATTTCTCAAAGCTGCTCAATCTAACAAGAAG CTTGAGCTTCTGTCGTTCTTCATGATCGAGCTGTGCCTAGTCGAATATGAAATGCTTAAATTTCCACCTTCTTTATTAGCTGCTGCTGCTATTTTCACTGCTCAGTGTACTATTGGTGGGTTTAAGCATTGGAGCAAGACCTGTGAGTGGTATACCAACTACAAAGAAGAGCAGCTTGT GGATTGCTCAAGAATGATGGTTACTTTCCATCAGAAAGCAGGGACAGGGAAACTTACAGGCGTACAACGCAAGTATTGCACATCTAAGTACGGTTATGCTGCAAAAACTGAACCAGCAACTTTTCtccttgaggcaaaatcctag
- the LOC121213875 gene encoding G2/mitotic-specific cyclin-2 isoform X6, with product MAGSDENNPGVIGPSQVGLRAGARGKFARATGQNRRALSIVNRDVVGAPPFPCAVKKRPLSQRNAVSNKIPSTHVHRPITRKFAADMASKQQMKPEVPNESDDFTIIDLDDPKESNDTEVPMFERHVEAMLEEIDRMEEVEMEDIAEGPFLDIDNGDKKNPLAVVEYIDDLYKFYRKAECTGCVPPNYMAQQHDINEKMRAILIDWLIEVHYKFELMEETLYLTVNVIDRFLTVHQVVRKKLQLVGITAMLLACKYEEVSVPVVEDLILISDKAYSRKEVLDMEKLMINTLQFNLSSPTPYVFMRRFLKAAQSNKKLELLSFFMIELCLVEYEMLKFPPSLLAAAAIFTAQCTIGGFKHWSKTCEWYTNYKEEQLVDCSRMMVTFHQKAGTGKLTGVQRKYCTSKYGYAAKTEPATFLLEAKS from the exons ATGGCTGGATCAGATGAGAACAATCCAGGAGTTATCGGACCCTCACAAG TGGGTTTGCGTGCCGGGGCCCGGGGGAAGTTCGCGCGGGCTACTGGGCAGAATCGGAGGGCATTGAGCATCGTTAATCGGGATGTAGTCGGAGCTCCACCTTTCCCTTGTGCTGTCAAAAAGAGACCTTTATCTCA aagaaatgcagtctctaaTAAGATCCCATCCACACATGTGCATAGACCAATTACTAG GAAGTTTGCTGCGGATATGGCGAGCAAGCAGCAAATGAAACCAGAG GTTCCAAATGAATCGGATGATTTCACTATCATAGATTTGGATGACCCCAAGGAAAGTAATGACACTGAAGTGCCTATGTTTGAGCGACATGTTGAAGCTATGTTGGAGGAGATTGACCGGATG GAGGAGGTTGAAATGGAAGACATTGCTGAAGGGCCGTTTTTGGACATTGACAATGGTGATAAAAAGAATCCGCTTGCAGTTGTTGAGTACATTGATGATTTATACAAATTCTACAGGAAAGCAGAG TGTACTGGTTGTGTCCCTCCAAATTATATGGCACAACAACATGACATTAACGAAAAGATGAGAGCTATCCTCATTGATTGGCTGATAGAG GTTCATTACAAGTTTGAGCTGATGGAAGAGACCCTATATCTGACAGTCAATgtaattgatagatttttaacaGTCCATCAAGTTGTGAGGAAGAAACTTCAGCTGGTTGGAATAACAGCCATGCTTCTTGCCTGCAAATATGAAGAAGTTTCTGTTCCGGTTGTGGAGGATCTGATTCTGATTTCTGATAAGGCTTACAGCAGGAAAGAAGTGCTTGACATG GAGAAATTGATGATCaatactttacaattcaatctatCTTCTCCTACACCATATGTGTTTATGAGGAGATTTCTCAAAGCTGCTCAATCTAACAAGAAG CTTGAGCTTCTGTCGTTCTTCATGATCGAGCTGTGCCTAGTCGAATATGAAATGCTTAAATTTCCACCTTCTTTATTAGCTGCTGCTGCTATTTTCACTGCTCAGTGTACTATTGGTGGGTTTAAGCATTGGAGCAAGACCTGTGAGTGGTATACCAACTACAAAGAAGAGCAGCTTGT GGATTGCTCAAGAATGATGGTTACTTTCCATCAGAAAGCAGGGACAGGGAAACTTACAGGCGTACAACGCAAGTATTGCACATCTAAGTACGGTTATGCTGCAAAAACTGAACCAGCAACTTTTCtccttgaggcaaaatcctag
- the LOC121213875 gene encoding G2/mitotic-specific cyclin-2 isoform X3 — MAGSDENNPGVIGPSQEVGLRAGARGKFARATGQNRRALSIVNRDVVGAPPFPCAVKKRPLSQNAVSNKIPSTHVHRPITRKFAADMASKQQMKPEVPNESDDFTIIDLDDPKESNDTEVPMFERHVEAMLEEIDRMEEVEMEDIAEGPFLDIDNGDKKNPLAVVEYIDDLYKFYRKAECTGCVPPNYMAQQHDINEKMRAILIDWLIEVHYKFELMEETLYLTVNVIDRFLTVHQVVRKKLQLVGITAMLLACKYEEVSVPVVEDLILISDKAYSRKEVLDMVCDSTLCLINILRSIRKKGDTYIHLDLQEKLMINTLQFNLSSPTPYVFMRRFLKAAQSNKKLELLSFFMIELCLVEYEMLKFPPSLLAAAAIFTAQCTIGGFKHWSKTCEWYTNYKEEQLVDCSRMMVTFHQKAGTGKLTGVQRKYCTSKYGYAAKTEPATFLLEAKS; from the exons ATGGCTGGATCAGATGAGAACAATCCAGGAGTTATCGGACCCTCACAAG aAGTGGGTTTGCGTGCCGGGGCCCGGGGGAAGTTCGCGCGGGCTACTGGGCAGAATCGGAGGGCATTGAGCATCGTTAATCGGGATGTAGTCGGAGCTCCACCTTTCCCTTGTGCTGTCAAAAAGAGACCTTTATCTCA aaatgcagtctctaaTAAGATCCCATCCACACATGTGCATAGACCAATTACTAG GAAGTTTGCTGCGGATATGGCGAGCAAGCAGCAAATGAAACCAGAG GTTCCAAATGAATCGGATGATTTCACTATCATAGATTTGGATGACCCCAAGGAAAGTAATGACACTGAAGTGCCTATGTTTGAGCGACATGTTGAAGCTATGTTGGAGGAGATTGACCGGATG GAGGAGGTTGAAATGGAAGACATTGCTGAAGGGCCGTTTTTGGACATTGACAATGGTGATAAAAAGAATCCGCTTGCAGTTGTTGAGTACATTGATGATTTATACAAATTCTACAGGAAAGCAGAG TGTACTGGTTGTGTCCCTCCAAATTATATGGCACAACAACATGACATTAACGAAAAGATGAGAGCTATCCTCATTGATTGGCTGATAGAG GTTCATTACAAGTTTGAGCTGATGGAAGAGACCCTATATCTGACAGTCAATgtaattgatagatttttaacaGTCCATCAAGTTGTGAGGAAGAAACTTCAGCTGGTTGGAATAACAGCCATGCTTCTTGCCTGCAAATATGAAGAAGTTTCTGTTCCGGTTGTGGAGGATCTGATTCTGATTTCTGATAAGGCTTACAGCAGGAAAGAAGTGCTTGACATGGTTTGTGATTCAACATTGTGCCTCATTAATATATTGAGGAGTATAAGAAAAAAGGGTGATACATATATACATCTTGATTTGCAGGAGAAATTGATGATCaatactttacaattcaatctatCTTCTCCTACACCATATGTGTTTATGAGGAGATTTCTCAAAGCTGCTCAATCTAACAAGAAG CTTGAGCTTCTGTCGTTCTTCATGATCGAGCTGTGCCTAGTCGAATATGAAATGCTTAAATTTCCACCTTCTTTATTAGCTGCTGCTGCTATTTTCACTGCTCAGTGTACTATTGGTGGGTTTAAGCATTGGAGCAAGACCTGTGAGTGGTATACCAACTACAAAGAAGAGCAGCTTGT GGATTGCTCAAGAATGATGGTTACTTTCCATCAGAAAGCAGGGACAGGGAAACTTACAGGCGTACAACGCAAGTATTGCACATCTAAGTACGGTTATGCTGCAAAAACTGAACCAGCAACTTTTCtccttgaggcaaaatcctag
- the LOC121213875 gene encoding G2/mitotic-specific cyclin-2 isoform X4, with translation MAGSDENNPGVIGPSQEVGLRAGARGKFARATGQNRRALSIVNRDVVGAPPFPCAVKKRPLSQKFAADMASKQQMKPEVPNESDDFTIIDLDDPKESNDTEVPMFERHVEAMLEEIDRMEEVEMEDIAEGPFLDIDNGDKKNPLAVVEYIDDLYKFYRKAECTGCVPPNYMAQQHDINEKMRAILIDWLIEVHYKFELMEETLYLTVNVIDRFLTVHQVVRKKLQLVGITAMLLACKYEEVSVPVVEDLILISDKAYSRKEVLDMVCDSTLCLINILRSIRKKGDTYIHLDLQEKLMINTLQFNLSSPTPYVFMRRFLKAAQSNKKLELLSFFMIELCLVEYEMLKFPPSLLAAAAIFTAQCTIGGFKHWSKTCEWYTNYKEEQLVDCSRMMVTFHQKAGTGKLTGVQRKYCTSKYGYAAKTEPATFLLEAKS, from the exons ATGGCTGGATCAGATGAGAACAATCCAGGAGTTATCGGACCCTCACAAG aAGTGGGTTTGCGTGCCGGGGCCCGGGGGAAGTTCGCGCGGGCTACTGGGCAGAATCGGAGGGCATTGAGCATCGTTAATCGGGATGTAGTCGGAGCTCCACCTTTCCCTTGTGCTGTCAAAAAGAGACCTTTATCTCA GAAGTTTGCTGCGGATATGGCGAGCAAGCAGCAAATGAAACCAGAG GTTCCAAATGAATCGGATGATTTCACTATCATAGATTTGGATGACCCCAAGGAAAGTAATGACACTGAAGTGCCTATGTTTGAGCGACATGTTGAAGCTATGTTGGAGGAGATTGACCGGATG GAGGAGGTTGAAATGGAAGACATTGCTGAAGGGCCGTTTTTGGACATTGACAATGGTGATAAAAAGAATCCGCTTGCAGTTGTTGAGTACATTGATGATTTATACAAATTCTACAGGAAAGCAGAG TGTACTGGTTGTGTCCCTCCAAATTATATGGCACAACAACATGACATTAACGAAAAGATGAGAGCTATCCTCATTGATTGGCTGATAGAG GTTCATTACAAGTTTGAGCTGATGGAAGAGACCCTATATCTGACAGTCAATgtaattgatagatttttaacaGTCCATCAAGTTGTGAGGAAGAAACTTCAGCTGGTTGGAATAACAGCCATGCTTCTTGCCTGCAAATATGAAGAAGTTTCTGTTCCGGTTGTGGAGGATCTGATTCTGATTTCTGATAAGGCTTACAGCAGGAAAGAAGTGCTTGACATGGTTTGTGATTCAACATTGTGCCTCATTAATATATTGAGGAGTATAAGAAAAAAGGGTGATACATATATACATCTTGATTTGCAGGAGAAATTGATGATCaatactttacaattcaatctatCTTCTCCTACACCATATGTGTTTATGAGGAGATTTCTCAAAGCTGCTCAATCTAACAAGAAG CTTGAGCTTCTGTCGTTCTTCATGATCGAGCTGTGCCTAGTCGAATATGAAATGCTTAAATTTCCACCTTCTTTATTAGCTGCTGCTGCTATTTTCACTGCTCAGTGTACTATTGGTGGGTTTAAGCATTGGAGCAAGACCTGTGAGTGGTATACCAACTACAAAGAAGAGCAGCTTGT GGATTGCTCAAGAATGATGGTTACTTTCCATCAGAAAGCAGGGACAGGGAAACTTACAGGCGTACAACGCAAGTATTGCACATCTAAGTACGGTTATGCTGCAAAAACTGAACCAGCAACTTTTCtccttgaggcaaaatcctag
- the LOC121213875 gene encoding G2/mitotic-specific cyclin-2 isoform X7 yields MAGSDENNPGVIGPSQEVGLRAGARGKFARATGQNRRALSIVNRDVVGAPPFPCAVKKRPLSQKFAADMASKQQMKPEVPNESDDFTIIDLDDPKESNDTEVPMFERHVEAMLEEIDRMEEVEMEDIAEGPFLDIDNGDKKNPLAVVEYIDDLYKFYRKAECTGCVPPNYMAQQHDINEKMRAILIDWLIEVHYKFELMEETLYLTVNVIDRFLTVHQVVRKKLQLVGITAMLLACKYEEVSVPVVEDLILISDKAYSRKEVLDMEKLMINTLQFNLSSPTPYVFMRRFLKAAQSNKKLELLSFFMIELCLVEYEMLKFPPSLLAAAAIFTAQCTIGGFKHWSKTCEWYTNYKEEQLVDCSRMMVTFHQKAGTGKLTGVQRKYCTSKYGYAAKTEPATFLLEAKS; encoded by the exons ATGGCTGGATCAGATGAGAACAATCCAGGAGTTATCGGACCCTCACAAG aAGTGGGTTTGCGTGCCGGGGCCCGGGGGAAGTTCGCGCGGGCTACTGGGCAGAATCGGAGGGCATTGAGCATCGTTAATCGGGATGTAGTCGGAGCTCCACCTTTCCCTTGTGCTGTCAAAAAGAGACCTTTATCTCA GAAGTTTGCTGCGGATATGGCGAGCAAGCAGCAAATGAAACCAGAG GTTCCAAATGAATCGGATGATTTCACTATCATAGATTTGGATGACCCCAAGGAAAGTAATGACACTGAAGTGCCTATGTTTGAGCGACATGTTGAAGCTATGTTGGAGGAGATTGACCGGATG GAGGAGGTTGAAATGGAAGACATTGCTGAAGGGCCGTTTTTGGACATTGACAATGGTGATAAAAAGAATCCGCTTGCAGTTGTTGAGTACATTGATGATTTATACAAATTCTACAGGAAAGCAGAG TGTACTGGTTGTGTCCCTCCAAATTATATGGCACAACAACATGACATTAACGAAAAGATGAGAGCTATCCTCATTGATTGGCTGATAGAG GTTCATTACAAGTTTGAGCTGATGGAAGAGACCCTATATCTGACAGTCAATgtaattgatagatttttaacaGTCCATCAAGTTGTGAGGAAGAAACTTCAGCTGGTTGGAATAACAGCCATGCTTCTTGCCTGCAAATATGAAGAAGTTTCTGTTCCGGTTGTGGAGGATCTGATTCTGATTTCTGATAAGGCTTACAGCAGGAAAGAAGTGCTTGACATG GAGAAATTGATGATCaatactttacaattcaatctatCTTCTCCTACACCATATGTGTTTATGAGGAGATTTCTCAAAGCTGCTCAATCTAACAAGAAG CTTGAGCTTCTGTCGTTCTTCATGATCGAGCTGTGCCTAGTCGAATATGAAATGCTTAAATTTCCACCTTCTTTATTAGCTGCTGCTGCTATTTTCACTGCTCAGTGTACTATTGGTGGGTTTAAGCATTGGAGCAAGACCTGTGAGTGGTATACCAACTACAAAGAAGAGCAGCTTGT GGATTGCTCAAGAATGATGGTTACTTTCCATCAGAAAGCAGGGACAGGGAAACTTACAGGCGTACAACGCAAGTATTGCACATCTAAGTACGGTTATGCTGCAAAAACTGAACCAGCAACTTTTCtccttgaggcaaaatcctag
- the LOC121213876 gene encoding small nuclear ribonucleoprotein SmD3b, with protein sequence MSRSLGIPVKLLHEASGHIVTVELKSGELYRGSMVECEDNWNCQLENITFTAKDGKVSQLEHVFIRGSKVRFMVIPDMLKNAPMFKRLDAKIKGKSSSLGVGRGRAVAMRAKAQAAGRGTTAGRGVVPSIRR encoded by the exons ATGAGTCGGAGTTTGGGTATACCGGTGAAGCTACTGCACGAGGCGTCGGGTCACATCGTAACTGTGGAGCTCAAGAGTGGAGAGCTTTACAGAGGAAGCATGGTTGAGTGCGAGGATAACTGGAATTGCCAGCTCGAGAACATCACCTTCACTGCTAAA GATGGGAAGGTTTCACAGCTTGAGCATGTTTTCATTCGAGGCAGTAAAGTCAG GTTTATGGTCATACCAGATATGTTGAAGAATGCTCCTATGTTCAAACGTCTAGATGCTAAAATCAAG GGCAAGAGTTCATCTCTTGGAGTTGGCAGAGGTAGAGCTGTTGCAATGCGAGCCAAA GCTCAAGCTGCTGGCCGTGGCACAACAGCTGGGAGAGGTGTTGTGCCATCTATTCGTAGGTAA
- the LOC107922259 gene encoding dolichol-phosphate mannosyltransferase subunit 1 — MDAAKNKYSIIVPTYNERLNIALIVYLIFKHLRDVDFEIIVVDDGSPDGTQEVVKKLQTLYGEDRILLRPRPKKLGLGTAYIHGLKHASGNFVVIMDADLSHHPKYLPSFIKKQLETGASIVSGTRYVKGGGVHGWNLIRKLTSRGANVLAQTLLWPGVSDLTGSFRLYQKSVLEDVISSCVSKGYVFQMEMIVRASRKGYHIEEVPITFVDRVFGSSKLGGSEIVEYLKGLVYLLMTT, encoded by the exons ATGGATGCTGCCAAGAACAAGTACAGTATAATAGTACCAACGTATAATGAGCGCCTCAACATTGCTCTCATTGTCTATCTCATCTTCAAACATCTCCG GGATGTAGATTTTGAAATAATTGTTGTGGATGATGGGAGCCCAGATGGTACTCAAGAAGTTGTGAAAAAGCTGCAGACTCTGTATGGTGAAGATCGAATT TTATTGAGACCTAGACCTAAGAAGCTTGGATTGG GAACGGCTTATATACATGGTTTGAAGCATGCCTCTGGAAATTTTGTTGTAATCATGGATGCTGATCTATCACATCAT CCAAAATACTTGCCAAGCTTCATCAA GAAACAGCTGGAAACTGGTGCCAGCATAGTTAGTGGAACACGATATGTCAAAGGCGGTGGTGTGCATGGATGGAATCTGATTCGCAAGCTAACAAGTAGGGGAGCCAATGTTCTTGCTCAGACTCTTTTGTGGCCTGGTGTATCGGACTTAACCGGATCCTTCAG GCTTTATCAGAAATCAGTGCTTGAAGATGTCATTTCCTCCTGCGTTAGCAAGGGATACGTATTTCAAATGGAGATGATTGTTAGGGCTTCAAGAAAAGGCTATCACATAGAAGAG GTTCCAATAACTTTTGTTGATAGAGTATTTGGAAGTTCAAAGCTTGGGGGATCCGAAATTGTAGAGTATCTAAAAGGCCTTGTGTACCTTTTGATGACTACATAG